The Plutella xylostella chromosome 9, ilPluXylo3.1, whole genome shotgun sequence genome has a segment encoding these proteins:
- the LOC119690557 gene encoding transmembrane protein 138, translated as MKLSTPRYTFCLFVQLMFLLLDLIFNCVSLFPRSRDGLLVLFIFQDLFLILSITIMLMMFFSTYLFQAGLVEVLMRKFLWAAAVSAGYAGASVALHAVWLADKWGDAHHPSGPTLVLLFTVQRCLSPWYYYLYKRAAMRVSDPRFYEDIDWINRQLQTN; from the exons ATGAAGTTATCAACACCTAGATATACGTTCTGCTTATTTGTCCAGttgatgtttttattgttagaTCTAATATTTAACTGTGTTAGCTTATTTCCCAGAAGTCGCGATGGATTGCTCGTACTCTTCAT ATTCCAGGACCTCTTCCTTATTTTGTCGATCACAATCATGCTGATGATGTTCTtctctacctacctatttcag GCGGGTCTAGTAGAAGTCCTCATGCGCAAGTTCCTGTGGGCTGCGGCGGTGAGCGCAGGGTATGCGGGCGCGAGTGTGGCACTGCATGCGGTGTGGCTCGCCGACAAGTGGGGCGATGCACACCACCCCTCTGGACCCACCCTCGTGCTGCTCTTTACTGTGCAACGCTGCT TGTCCCCGTGGTACTACTACCTGTACAAGCGCGCGGCGATGCGCGTGAGCGACCCCCGGTTCTACGAGGACATCGACTGGATCAACCGCCAGCTGCAGACCAACTga
- the LOC105396188 gene encoding zinc finger protein 1 isoform X2, which yields MKVHSSLMGVSWYNSLAAGWLPDMRSKQVPISTTSARRHAAEIRPLAGAGGGEGKPAEEEEERGGSPLGPGGPYACSQCRGAYPSREQLERHETLHSPNTQFPCPQTCKICHKSFANVYRLQRHMISHDESALLRKFKCNDCDKAFKFKHHLKEHLRIHSGEKPFECANCGKKFSHSGSYSSHMTSKKCLVMNLKMGRIKPNNPALNPDRSPSRKRPSNMMASQLNNNIAPNGNSFLPILPKYNETAAFFASMASQENNFHRPALGQPGLHPFYMPPGMPLSPSSGITPYSFPASLTQFFEQLASSQYPQREIKHSISPKLSSPSPHDPEDLIEEVTEEDDKRSEGSAELVMDIEDDEAASIKKEQDENGSDLRLPVPNFDSVPLNNNESKPEVDQTGFKTILESVSASVTKHFLRANMQNMSPVSGNICPSRESPPAPPLAIKQEPEDAFCCTKCNTSFNNKSDLLEHEKVLCGNLFRKHEGLAAQVAETVALNRLEAEMRASIQSGVSASEDEDFSKEDRDDKASIHDTDRKIRVRTAISEEQQTILKEHYSINPRPNRDEFKRIAQQLGLDNRVVQVWFQNNRARVRRMTQTLTVSDQPLDLSTKKSSQSVTSSPSPSPPCSVSITHSDSEEAVNLSQKSSRSTTPHRNNFLTTYPHSNCSSSSYTDFRQSPSPGELGGQKRMLNHKLNPIMPMEKLLQYNDIVNARSPILNMHLSADMKRQSSSPLYDRQPWSDDMHGPNDYDDDGSVLKKIKLKQEYKEGEGQFVCDQCDKTFVKQSSLARHKYEHSGQRPYKCVECPKAFKHKHHLTEHKRLHTGEKPFQCCKCLKKFSHSGSYSQHMNHRFAICKPYRD from the exons ATGAAAGTGCACAGCTCGCTTATGGGAGTGAGTTGGTACAATAGCTTGGCGGCCGGTTGGCTCCCGGACATGCGGAGCAAGCAGGTCCCCATCTCCACCACCTCCGCCAGGCGGCATGCGGCCGAGA TCCGTCCTCTGGCGGGtgcgggcggcggcgagggcAAGCCGGCGGAAGAGGAGGAGGAGCGCGGCGGCTCCCCGCTGGGCCCCGGCGGACCCTACGCCTGCAGCCAGTGCCGCGGCGCCTACCCCTCGCGCGAGCAGCTCGAGCGACACGAGACGCTGCACTCCCCCAACACTCAG TTTCCTTGTCCACAGACATGCAAGATCTGCCACAAGAGCTTCGCCAACGTGTACCGACTGCAGCGGCACATGATTAGCCACGACGAGAGCGCCCTGCTGAGGAAATTCAAATGCAACGATTGTGATAAagcttttaaatttaaacatcaCTTGAAGGAGCACCTGCGAATACACAGCGGTGAGAAGCCGTTTGAATGTGCCAACTGCGGAAAGAAGTTTTCCCACTCTGGATCTTATTCCAGTCATATGACGTCCAAGAAGTGTTTGGTGATGAATTTAAAGATGGGCCGCATCAAGCCTAATAATCCGGCGCTGAACCCTGATCGAAGCCCGTCAAGAAAACGACCGAGCAATATGATGGCGTCGcaactaaataataacattgcTCCTAACGGAAATTCTTTCCTTCCTATTTTACCAAAATACAATGAGACGGCTGCATTTTTCGCATCCATGGCCTCCCAGGAGAACAACTTCCACCGGCCGGCGCTGGGCCAGCCCGGCCTGCACCCGTTCTACATGCCGCCCGGCATGCCGCTGAGTCCTTCAAGCGGAATCACTCCTTACAGTTTCCCGGCTTCTCTTACTCAGTTTTTTGAGCAGTTGGCGTCCAGTCAATATCCTCAAAGGGAAATAAAACATTCGATAAGTCCTAAATTATCAAGCCCGAGTCCACATGACCCCGAGGACTTAATCGAGGAAGTTACTGAGGAAGATGATAAAAGATCAGAAGGAAGTGCCGAATTAGTAATGGATATTGAGGATGATGAAGCTGCCTCAATTAAAAAAGAACAAGATGAAAATGGGAGTGATCTTAGATTACCCGTTCCAAATTTTGATTCCGTCCCTCTGAATAACAATGAATCTAAACCAGAAGTCGACCAGACCGGTTTTAAGACCATACTAGAATCTGTTAGCGCATCCGTGACCAAACATTTTCTAAGGGCGAATATGCAAAATATGTCTCCAGTAAGTGGAAATATTTGTCCGAGCAGAGAATCTCCGCCCGCACCACCACTCGCGATCAAACAGGAACCGGAAGACGCTTTCTGTTGTACGAAATGTAACACTTCGTTCAATAATAAAAGTGATTTATTAGAACATGAAAAAGTCCTTTGTGGAAACCTTTTTAGAAAACACGAAGGATTGGCAGCTCAAGTTGCTGAGACGGTGGCTTTAAATAGATTAGAAGCGGAAATGAGAGCTTCCATTCAAAGCGGAGTAAGTGCTAGTGAGGACGAAGACTTCAGCAAAGAAGATCGCGATGATAAAGCATCTATCCATGACACCGATAGAAAAATAAGAGTTCGTACCGCTATCAGCGAGGAGCAACAAACAATTCTAAAAGAGCACTATTCCATCAACCCAAGACCAAATCGGGATGAATTTAAAAGAATCGCTCAGCAGCTAGGTCTAGACAATAGAGTAGTTCAAGTGTGGTTCCAGAATAATCGGGCAAGAGTACGGCGCATGACGCAGACTTTAACAGTATCTGACCAACCGCTGGACCTCTCCACGAAGAAGTCGAGCCAGTCGGTGACGTCGAGTCCGTCGCCGTCGCCGCCCTGCAGCGTGTCCATTACACATTCCGACTCTGAGGAGGCCGTTAATCTTAGCCAGAAGTCTTCACGAAGTACGACGCCTCATCGCAACAACTTCTTGACTACGTATCCACATTCCAATTGCTCCTCGTCCTCCTACACAGACTTCCGGCAGTCACCCTCTCCTGGAGAACTTGGTGGACAAAAGCGCATGTTGAATCATAAACTAAATCCAATCATGCCGATGGAGAAATTGCTCCAGTACAACGACATAGTCAATGCTCGATCGCCGATTCTGAATATGCATTTGTCAGCCGACATGAAGCGGCAGAGTTCTAGTCCTCTGTACGACAGACAGCCGTGGTCGGACGACATGCACGGTCCTAACGACTACGACGACGACGGGTCAGTACTTAAGAAAATCAAGCTGAAGCAGGAATACAAGGAGGGGGAGGGCCAGTTCGTGTGCGACCAATGCGACAAGACCTTTGTGAAGCAGAGCTCGCTCGCTAGACACAAATACGAGCACTCAG GTCAAAGACCCTACAAGTGCGTGGAGTGCCCGAAGGCGTTCAAGCACAAGCACCACCTCACGGAGCACAAGCGCCTGCACACCGGCGAGAAGCCCTTCCAGTGCTGCAAGTGCCTCAAGAAGTTCTCCCACTCCGGCTCCTACAGCCAGCACATGAACCATCGCTTCGCCATCTGCAAGCCCTACAGGGACTAG
- the LOC105396188 gene encoding zinc finger protein 1 isoform X3 — protein MKVHSSLMGVSWYNSLAAGWLPDMRSKQVPISTTSARRHAAEIRPLAGAGGGEGKPAEEEEERGGSPLGPGGPYACSQCRGAYPSREQLERHETLHSPNTQTCKICHKSFANVYRLQRHMISHDESALLRKFKCNDCDKAFKFKHHLKEHLRIHSGEKPFECANCGKKFSHSGSYSSHMTSKKCLVMNLKMGRIKPNNPALNPDRSPSRKRPSNMMASQLNNNIAPNGNSFLPILPKYNETAAFFASMASQENNFHRPALGQPGLHPFYMPPGMPLSPSSGITPYSFPASLTQFFEQLASSQYPQREIKHSISPKLSSPSPHDPEDLIEEVTEEDDKRSEGSAELVMDIEDDEAASIKKEQDENGSDLRLPVPNFDSVPLNNNESKPEVDQTGFKTILESVSASVTKHFLRANMQNMSPVSGNICPSRESPPAPPLAIKQEPEDAFCCTKCNTSFNNKSDLLEHEKVLCGNLFRKHEGLAAQVAETVALNRLEAEMRASIQSGVSASEDEDFSKEDRDDKASIHDTDRKIRVRTAISEEQQTILKEHYSINPRPNRDEFKRIAQQLGLDNRVVQVWFQNNRARVRRMTQTLTVSDQPLDLSTKKSSQSVTSSPSPSPPCSVSITHSDSEEAVNLSQKSSRSTTPHRNNFLTTYPHSNCSSSSYTDFRQSPSPGELGGQKRMLNHKLNPIMPMEKLLQYNDIVNARSPILNMHLSADMKRQSSSPLYDRQPWSDDMHGPNDYDDDGSVLKKIKLKQEYKEGEGQFVCDQCDKTFVKQSSLARHKYEHSGQRPYKCVECPKAFKHKHHLTEHKRLHTGEKPFQCCKCLKKFSHSGSYSQHMNHRFAICKPYRD, from the exons ATGAAAGTGCACAGCTCGCTTATGGGAGTGAGTTGGTACAATAGCTTGGCGGCCGGTTGGCTCCCGGACATGCGGAGCAAGCAGGTCCCCATCTCCACCACCTCCGCCAGGCGGCATGCGGCCGAGA TCCGTCCTCTGGCGGGtgcgggcggcggcgagggcAAGCCGGCGGAAGAGGAGGAGGAGCGCGGCGGCTCCCCGCTGGGCCCCGGCGGACCCTACGCCTGCAGCCAGTGCCGCGGCGCCTACCCCTCGCGCGAGCAGCTCGAGCGACACGAGACGCTGCACTCCCCCAACACTCAG ACATGCAAGATCTGCCACAAGAGCTTCGCCAACGTGTACCGACTGCAGCGGCACATGATTAGCCACGACGAGAGCGCCCTGCTGAGGAAATTCAAATGCAACGATTGTGATAAagcttttaaatttaaacatcaCTTGAAGGAGCACCTGCGAATACACAGCGGTGAGAAGCCGTTTGAATGTGCCAACTGCGGAAAGAAGTTTTCCCACTCTGGATCTTATTCCAGTCATATGACGTCCAAGAAGTGTTTGGTGATGAATTTAAAGATGGGCCGCATCAAGCCTAATAATCCGGCGCTGAACCCTGATCGAAGCCCGTCAAGAAAACGACCGAGCAATATGATGGCGTCGcaactaaataataacattgcTCCTAACGGAAATTCTTTCCTTCCTATTTTACCAAAATACAATGAGACGGCTGCATTTTTCGCATCCATGGCCTCCCAGGAGAACAACTTCCACCGGCCGGCGCTGGGCCAGCCCGGCCTGCACCCGTTCTACATGCCGCCCGGCATGCCGCTGAGTCCTTCAAGCGGAATCACTCCTTACAGTTTCCCGGCTTCTCTTACTCAGTTTTTTGAGCAGTTGGCGTCCAGTCAATATCCTCAAAGGGAAATAAAACATTCGATAAGTCCTAAATTATCAAGCCCGAGTCCACATGACCCCGAGGACTTAATCGAGGAAGTTACTGAGGAAGATGATAAAAGATCAGAAGGAAGTGCCGAATTAGTAATGGATATTGAGGATGATGAAGCTGCCTCAATTAAAAAAGAACAAGATGAAAATGGGAGTGATCTTAGATTACCCGTTCCAAATTTTGATTCCGTCCCTCTGAATAACAATGAATCTAAACCAGAAGTCGACCAGACCGGTTTTAAGACCATACTAGAATCTGTTAGCGCATCCGTGACCAAACATTTTCTAAGGGCGAATATGCAAAATATGTCTCCAGTAAGTGGAAATATTTGTCCGAGCAGAGAATCTCCGCCCGCACCACCACTCGCGATCAAACAGGAACCGGAAGACGCTTTCTGTTGTACGAAATGTAACACTTCGTTCAATAATAAAAGTGATTTATTAGAACATGAAAAAGTCCTTTGTGGAAACCTTTTTAGAAAACACGAAGGATTGGCAGCTCAAGTTGCTGAGACGGTGGCTTTAAATAGATTAGAAGCGGAAATGAGAGCTTCCATTCAAAGCGGAGTAAGTGCTAGTGAGGACGAAGACTTCAGCAAAGAAGATCGCGATGATAAAGCATCTATCCATGACACCGATAGAAAAATAAGAGTTCGTACCGCTATCAGCGAGGAGCAACAAACAATTCTAAAAGAGCACTATTCCATCAACCCAAGACCAAATCGGGATGAATTTAAAAGAATCGCTCAGCAGCTAGGTCTAGACAATAGAGTAGTTCAAGTGTGGTTCCAGAATAATCGGGCAAGAGTACGGCGCATGACGCAGACTTTAACAGTATCTGACCAACCGCTGGACCTCTCCACGAAGAAGTCGAGCCAGTCGGTGACGTCGAGTCCGTCGCCGTCGCCGCCCTGCAGCGTGTCCATTACACATTCCGACTCTGAGGAGGCCGTTAATCTTAGCCAGAAGTCTTCACGAAGTACGACGCCTCATCGCAACAACTTCTTGACTACGTATCCACATTCCAATTGCTCCTCGTCCTCCTACACAGACTTCCGGCAGTCACCCTCTCCTGGAGAACTTGGTGGACAAAAGCGCATGTTGAATCATAAACTAAATCCAATCATGCCGATGGAGAAATTGCTCCAGTACAACGACATAGTCAATGCTCGATCGCCGATTCTGAATATGCATTTGTCAGCCGACATGAAGCGGCAGAGTTCTAGTCCTCTGTACGACAGACAGCCGTGGTCGGACGACATGCACGGTCCTAACGACTACGACGACGACGGGTCAGTACTTAAGAAAATCAAGCTGAAGCAGGAATACAAGGAGGGGGAGGGCCAGTTCGTGTGCGACCAATGCGACAAGACCTTTGTGAAGCAGAGCTCGCTCGCTAGACACAAATACGAGCACTCAG GTCAAAGACCCTACAAGTGCGTGGAGTGCCCGAAGGCGTTCAAGCACAAGCACCACCTCACGGAGCACAAGCGCCTGCACACCGGCGAGAAGCCCTTCCAGTGCTGCAAGTGCCTCAAGAAGTTCTCCCACTCCGGCTCCTACAGCCAGCACATGAACCATCGCTTCGCCATCTGCAAGCCCTACAGGGACTAG
- the LOC105396188 gene encoding zinc finger protein 1 isoform X1: protein MKVHSSLMGVSWYNSLAAGWLPDMRSKQVPISTTSARRHAAEIRPLAGAGGGEGKPAEEEEERGGSPLGPGGPYACSQCRGAYPSREQLERHETLHSPNTQVDTDKYTCKICHKSFANVYRLQRHMISHDESALLRKFKCNDCDKAFKFKHHLKEHLRIHSGEKPFECANCGKKFSHSGSYSSHMTSKKCLVMNLKMGRIKPNNPALNPDRSPSRKRPSNMMASQLNNNIAPNGNSFLPILPKYNETAAFFASMASQENNFHRPALGQPGLHPFYMPPGMPLSPSSGITPYSFPASLTQFFEQLASSQYPQREIKHSISPKLSSPSPHDPEDLIEEVTEEDDKRSEGSAELVMDIEDDEAASIKKEQDENGSDLRLPVPNFDSVPLNNNESKPEVDQTGFKTILESVSASVTKHFLRANMQNMSPVSGNICPSRESPPAPPLAIKQEPEDAFCCTKCNTSFNNKSDLLEHEKVLCGNLFRKHEGLAAQVAETVALNRLEAEMRASIQSGVSASEDEDFSKEDRDDKASIHDTDRKIRVRTAISEEQQTILKEHYSINPRPNRDEFKRIAQQLGLDNRVVQVWFQNNRARVRRMTQTLTVSDQPLDLSTKKSSQSVTSSPSPSPPCSVSITHSDSEEAVNLSQKSSRSTTPHRNNFLTTYPHSNCSSSSYTDFRQSPSPGELGGQKRMLNHKLNPIMPMEKLLQYNDIVNARSPILNMHLSADMKRQSSSPLYDRQPWSDDMHGPNDYDDDGSVLKKIKLKQEYKEGEGQFVCDQCDKTFVKQSSLARHKYEHSGQRPYKCVECPKAFKHKHHLTEHKRLHTGEKPFQCCKCLKKFSHSGSYSQHMNHRFAICKPYRD, encoded by the exons ATGAAAGTGCACAGCTCGCTTATGGGAGTGAGTTGGTACAATAGCTTGGCGGCCGGTTGGCTCCCGGACATGCGGAGCAAGCAGGTCCCCATCTCCACCACCTCCGCCAGGCGGCATGCGGCCGAGA TCCGTCCTCTGGCGGGtgcgggcggcggcgagggcAAGCCGGCGGAAGAGGAGGAGGAGCGCGGCGGCTCCCCGCTGGGCCCCGGCGGACCCTACGCCTGCAGCCAGTGCCGCGGCGCCTACCCCTCGCGCGAGCAGCTCGAGCGACACGAGACGCTGCACTCCCCCAACACTCAGGTGGATACCGACAAATAT ACATGCAAGATCTGCCACAAGAGCTTCGCCAACGTGTACCGACTGCAGCGGCACATGATTAGCCACGACGAGAGCGCCCTGCTGAGGAAATTCAAATGCAACGATTGTGATAAagcttttaaatttaaacatcaCTTGAAGGAGCACCTGCGAATACACAGCGGTGAGAAGCCGTTTGAATGTGCCAACTGCGGAAAGAAGTTTTCCCACTCTGGATCTTATTCCAGTCATATGACGTCCAAGAAGTGTTTGGTGATGAATTTAAAGATGGGCCGCATCAAGCCTAATAATCCGGCGCTGAACCCTGATCGAAGCCCGTCAAGAAAACGACCGAGCAATATGATGGCGTCGcaactaaataataacattgcTCCTAACGGAAATTCTTTCCTTCCTATTTTACCAAAATACAATGAGACGGCTGCATTTTTCGCATCCATGGCCTCCCAGGAGAACAACTTCCACCGGCCGGCGCTGGGCCAGCCCGGCCTGCACCCGTTCTACATGCCGCCCGGCATGCCGCTGAGTCCTTCAAGCGGAATCACTCCTTACAGTTTCCCGGCTTCTCTTACTCAGTTTTTTGAGCAGTTGGCGTCCAGTCAATATCCTCAAAGGGAAATAAAACATTCGATAAGTCCTAAATTATCAAGCCCGAGTCCACATGACCCCGAGGACTTAATCGAGGAAGTTACTGAGGAAGATGATAAAAGATCAGAAGGAAGTGCCGAATTAGTAATGGATATTGAGGATGATGAAGCTGCCTCAATTAAAAAAGAACAAGATGAAAATGGGAGTGATCTTAGATTACCCGTTCCAAATTTTGATTCCGTCCCTCTGAATAACAATGAATCTAAACCAGAAGTCGACCAGACCGGTTTTAAGACCATACTAGAATCTGTTAGCGCATCCGTGACCAAACATTTTCTAAGGGCGAATATGCAAAATATGTCTCCAGTAAGTGGAAATATTTGTCCGAGCAGAGAATCTCCGCCCGCACCACCACTCGCGATCAAACAGGAACCGGAAGACGCTTTCTGTTGTACGAAATGTAACACTTCGTTCAATAATAAAAGTGATTTATTAGAACATGAAAAAGTCCTTTGTGGAAACCTTTTTAGAAAACACGAAGGATTGGCAGCTCAAGTTGCTGAGACGGTGGCTTTAAATAGATTAGAAGCGGAAATGAGAGCTTCCATTCAAAGCGGAGTAAGTGCTAGTGAGGACGAAGACTTCAGCAAAGAAGATCGCGATGATAAAGCATCTATCCATGACACCGATAGAAAAATAAGAGTTCGTACCGCTATCAGCGAGGAGCAACAAACAATTCTAAAAGAGCACTATTCCATCAACCCAAGACCAAATCGGGATGAATTTAAAAGAATCGCTCAGCAGCTAGGTCTAGACAATAGAGTAGTTCAAGTGTGGTTCCAGAATAATCGGGCAAGAGTACGGCGCATGACGCAGACTTTAACAGTATCTGACCAACCGCTGGACCTCTCCACGAAGAAGTCGAGCCAGTCGGTGACGTCGAGTCCGTCGCCGTCGCCGCCCTGCAGCGTGTCCATTACACATTCCGACTCTGAGGAGGCCGTTAATCTTAGCCAGAAGTCTTCACGAAGTACGACGCCTCATCGCAACAACTTCTTGACTACGTATCCACATTCCAATTGCTCCTCGTCCTCCTACACAGACTTCCGGCAGTCACCCTCTCCTGGAGAACTTGGTGGACAAAAGCGCATGTTGAATCATAAACTAAATCCAATCATGCCGATGGAGAAATTGCTCCAGTACAACGACATAGTCAATGCTCGATCGCCGATTCTGAATATGCATTTGTCAGCCGACATGAAGCGGCAGAGTTCTAGTCCTCTGTACGACAGACAGCCGTGGTCGGACGACATGCACGGTCCTAACGACTACGACGACGACGGGTCAGTACTTAAGAAAATCAAGCTGAAGCAGGAATACAAGGAGGGGGAGGGCCAGTTCGTGTGCGACCAATGCGACAAGACCTTTGTGAAGCAGAGCTCGCTCGCTAGACACAAATACGAGCACTCAG GTCAAAGACCCTACAAGTGCGTGGAGTGCCCGAAGGCGTTCAAGCACAAGCACCACCTCACGGAGCACAAGCGCCTGCACACCGGCGAGAAGCCCTTCCAGTGCTGCAAGTGCCTCAAGAAGTTCTCCCACTCCGGCTCCTACAGCCAGCACATGAACCATCGCTTCGCCATCTGCAAGCCCTACAGGGACTAG
- the LOC105396188 gene encoding zinc finger protein 1 isoform X4, producing the protein MVARTDESMFGCYGDSYSYRLWSLANVWGACRFRPLAGAGGGEGKPAEEEEERGGSPLGPGGPYACSQCRGAYPSREQLERHETLHSPNTQVDTDKYTCKICHKSFANVYRLQRHMISHDESALLRKFKCNDCDKAFKFKHHLKEHLRIHSGEKPFECANCGKKFSHSGSYSSHMTSKKCLVMNLKMGRIKPNNPALNPDRSPSRKRPSNMMASQLNNNIAPNGNSFLPILPKYNETAAFFASMASQENNFHRPALGQPGLHPFYMPPGMPLSPSSGITPYSFPASLTQFFEQLASSQYPQREIKHSISPKLSSPSPHDPEDLIEEVTEEDDKRSEGSAELVMDIEDDEAASIKKEQDENGSDLRLPVPNFDSVPLNNNESKPEVDQTGFKTILESVSASVTKHFLRANMQNMSPVSGNICPSRESPPAPPLAIKQEPEDAFCCTKCNTSFNNKSDLLEHEKVLCGNLFRKHEGLAAQVAETVALNRLEAEMRASIQSGVSASEDEDFSKEDRDDKASIHDTDRKIRVRTAISEEQQTILKEHYSINPRPNRDEFKRIAQQLGLDNRVVQVWFQNNRARVRRMTQTLTVSDQPLDLSTKKSSQSVTSSPSPSPPCSVSITHSDSEEAVNLSQKSSRSTTPHRNNFLTTYPHSNCSSSSYTDFRQSPSPGELGGQKRMLNHKLNPIMPMEKLLQYNDIVNARSPILNMHLSADMKRQSSSPLYDRQPWSDDMHGPNDYDDDGSVLKKIKLKQEYKEGEGQFVCDQCDKTFVKQSSLARHKYEHSGQRPYKCVECPKAFKHKHHLTEHKRLHTGEKPFQCCKCLKKFSHSGSYSQHMNHRFAICKPYRD; encoded by the exons ATGGTCGCGCGAACCGATGAGAGCATGTTCGGGTGCTACGGTGACAGCTACTCGTACCGCCTGTGGAGCCTGGCCAACGTGTGGGGCGCTTGCCGAT TCCGTCCTCTGGCGGGtgcgggcggcggcgagggcAAGCCGGCGGAAGAGGAGGAGGAGCGCGGCGGCTCCCCGCTGGGCCCCGGCGGACCCTACGCCTGCAGCCAGTGCCGCGGCGCCTACCCCTCGCGCGAGCAGCTCGAGCGACACGAGACGCTGCACTCCCCCAACACTCAGGTGGATACCGACAAATAT ACATGCAAGATCTGCCACAAGAGCTTCGCCAACGTGTACCGACTGCAGCGGCACATGATTAGCCACGACGAGAGCGCCCTGCTGAGGAAATTCAAATGCAACGATTGTGATAAagcttttaaatttaaacatcaCTTGAAGGAGCACCTGCGAATACACAGCGGTGAGAAGCCGTTTGAATGTGCCAACTGCGGAAAGAAGTTTTCCCACTCTGGATCTTATTCCAGTCATATGACGTCCAAGAAGTGTTTGGTGATGAATTTAAAGATGGGCCGCATCAAGCCTAATAATCCGGCGCTGAACCCTGATCGAAGCCCGTCAAGAAAACGACCGAGCAATATGATGGCGTCGcaactaaataataacattgcTCCTAACGGAAATTCTTTCCTTCCTATTTTACCAAAATACAATGAGACGGCTGCATTTTTCGCATCCATGGCCTCCCAGGAGAACAACTTCCACCGGCCGGCGCTGGGCCAGCCCGGCCTGCACCCGTTCTACATGCCGCCCGGCATGCCGCTGAGTCCTTCAAGCGGAATCACTCCTTACAGTTTCCCGGCTTCTCTTACTCAGTTTTTTGAGCAGTTGGCGTCCAGTCAATATCCTCAAAGGGAAATAAAACATTCGATAAGTCCTAAATTATCAAGCCCGAGTCCACATGACCCCGAGGACTTAATCGAGGAAGTTACTGAGGAAGATGATAAAAGATCAGAAGGAAGTGCCGAATTAGTAATGGATATTGAGGATGATGAAGCTGCCTCAATTAAAAAAGAACAAGATGAAAATGGGAGTGATCTTAGATTACCCGTTCCAAATTTTGATTCCGTCCCTCTGAATAACAATGAATCTAAACCAGAAGTCGACCAGACCGGTTTTAAGACCATACTAGAATCTGTTAGCGCATCCGTGACCAAACATTTTCTAAGGGCGAATATGCAAAATATGTCTCCAGTAAGTGGAAATATTTGTCCGAGCAGAGAATCTCCGCCCGCACCACCACTCGCGATCAAACAGGAACCGGAAGACGCTTTCTGTTGTACGAAATGTAACACTTCGTTCAATAATAAAAGTGATTTATTAGAACATGAAAAAGTCCTTTGTGGAAACCTTTTTAGAAAACACGAAGGATTGGCAGCTCAAGTTGCTGAGACGGTGGCTTTAAATAGATTAGAAGCGGAAATGAGAGCTTCCATTCAAAGCGGAGTAAGTGCTAGTGAGGACGAAGACTTCAGCAAAGAAGATCGCGATGATAAAGCATCTATCCATGACACCGATAGAAAAATAAGAGTTCGTACCGCTATCAGCGAGGAGCAACAAACAATTCTAAAAGAGCACTATTCCATCAACCCAAGACCAAATCGGGATGAATTTAAAAGAATCGCTCAGCAGCTAGGTCTAGACAATAGAGTAGTTCAAGTGTGGTTCCAGAATAATCGGGCAAGAGTACGGCGCATGACGCAGACTTTAACAGTATCTGACCAACCGCTGGACCTCTCCACGAAGAAGTCGAGCCAGTCGGTGACGTCGAGTCCGTCGCCGTCGCCGCCCTGCAGCGTGTCCATTACACATTCCGACTCTGAGGAGGCCGTTAATCTTAGCCAGAAGTCTTCACGAAGTACGACGCCTCATCGCAACAACTTCTTGACTACGTATCCACATTCCAATTGCTCCTCGTCCTCCTACACAGACTTCCGGCAGTCACCCTCTCCTGGAGAACTTGGTGGACAAAAGCGCATGTTGAATCATAAACTAAATCCAATCATGCCGATGGAGAAATTGCTCCAGTACAACGACATAGTCAATGCTCGATCGCCGATTCTGAATATGCATTTGTCAGCCGACATGAAGCGGCAGAGTTCTAGTCCTCTGTACGACAGACAGCCGTGGTCGGACGACATGCACGGTCCTAACGACTACGACGACGACGGGTCAGTACTTAAGAAAATCAAGCTGAAGCAGGAATACAAGGAGGGGGAGGGCCAGTTCGTGTGCGACCAATGCGACAAGACCTTTGTGAAGCAGAGCTCGCTCGCTAGACACAAATACGAGCACTCAG GTCAAAGACCCTACAAGTGCGTGGAGTGCCCGAAGGCGTTCAAGCACAAGCACCACCTCACGGAGCACAAGCGCCTGCACACCGGCGAGAAGCCCTTCCAGTGCTGCAAGTGCCTCAAGAAGTTCTCCCACTCCGGCTCCTACAGCCAGCACATGAACCATCGCTTCGCCATCTGCAAGCCCTACAGGGACTAG